AGTGCCGAGTGACTGAATGAGTGGATAGATAACAAAATAACCTGTCTCAATCGCCATTGTCCCATTGCGCATTTGcgccatttttaatttatctgattctttttcttattttctttcaCCAGAACGGTTATTAATACGACTGCCGAGTGCCGACTGTTGCGGCTGAGAAGCTGTACCATTAATGCATGTTGATGTGCCGATGTGCCGTACTATCAATGTCCTTTCTTTGAGACACGACTATGGGAAATATGCATTAGATTAAACCATAAAACCACCATGCAAGTCgcaagatattaaataataaccgtTTTCTTTCGACTTTTCGTGTAATTGTGTGCTCCGTACTTCCATGGACAGCTGTACATGGCATTAGTGCCTACTGCCTTTAACGTGTGATCACATTTGCACATAATAAAagggtaaatataaaattgctaGTATATCAACTATCATATTGAAGTAGGTATGTTAGTTGGTACATGCATGTCAAGGCTCTTGTGTCTTTCAAATACTACTGAACGATGTATTGACAGCAGATACAATTAATTGTTTGATGcggacaaattataaaattttgtagTTTGTGTTTAAGGTccatattaacaatttaaattaattgcataaaatttgtttagtacAATGGCAGTAAAAAGAAAGGATAAAACTGATAATCATGACACCCCtgcgaaaaacaaaagaattagACAAGAAAAAGTTGGTGACTTTTCCGATGATGAAGACTTGTCAGACATTGATGACGCAGATATATTCAATGGTATCCGCATACCGGTTGAATTACCTCCAATTAAATCAGCTGAAGAGAATCCTGGGCCTCGCATGGTTATTACA
This is a stretch of genomic DNA from Acyrthosiphon pisum isolate AL4f unplaced genomic scaffold, pea_aphid_22Mar2018_4r6ur Scaffold_13685;HRSCAF=14328, whole genome shotgun sequence. It encodes these proteins:
- the LOC100575955 gene encoding structural maintenance of chromosomes protein 4 → MAVKRKDKTDNHDTPAKNKRIRQEKVGDFSDDEDLSDIDDADIFNGIRIPVELPPIKSAEENPGPRMVITEIVANNFKSYFGEVTIGKFHKVRTSFHVLSCK